The Nitrosomonadales bacterium genome has a window encoding:
- a CDS encoding HU family DNA-binding protein, translating into MNKSDLIDAIAKSADISKAAAGRALDATVESIKKALKKGDTVSLVGFGTFKVGKRAARTGRNPRTGATIKIKAAKVPKFSAGKGLKDAVN; encoded by the coding sequence GTGAATAAATCTGATTTGATTGACGCAATTGCAAAATCCGCTGATATCTCTAAGGCAGCTGCAGGTCGCGCATTGGATGCAACTGTCGAGTCCATCAAGAAGGCTCTCAAGAAGGGTGATACAGTTAGCTTGGTTGGTTTCGGTACTTTCAAGGTTGGCAAGCGCGCCGCACGCACTGGCCGCAATCCTCGCACTGGCGCGACGATCAAGATCAAGGCTGCCAAGGTTCCAAAGTTTTCCGCTGGCAAAGGTTTGAAGGATGCTGTAAACTAG
- a CDS encoding HlyD family efflux transporter periplasmic adaptor subunit: MAMPIHIGDELYGVVALAFAVAEVPKGASDWIQWGFGWLAIRSAHGGDSSSEQLRERLLISLDLTLSALEEKDFEAACHGVVTDAAVRLKCDRVSIGFGETHGMRLVAISHTADFSHRLDMVHALEAVMDEAADQGVSFFISGEKGGNKEEENYLCTREHEQLVRNYGSGCVLSVPFFVSDEQYGYFLFEWAEPQVEPVARQIAEGLPPILGRVLLEKRRNDRSLYQRLKDAAREEGKRLFGPLHAGRKLAASVLLLLVAFFGFATGEFRVSAKSLLEGGVRRVVVAPYDGFVASAPLRAGYEVNAGDVLATLDDRELKLEASKWSSQQSQYLQQTYDAQAQHNLAQMQVGIAQTRQAAAQRALSESMLERSRVVAPFRGLIVSGDLSQRLGSAVKKGQVLFEIAPLDSYRIVLEVEEADISYVEVGQKGKLVTTAIPDMPLPFTVNLVTPVAQASEGKNRFRVEASLDKHLEQLRPGMEGIGKIDIGKRRLIWIWTHSLTDWLRLQAWNWFGV; this comes from the coding sequence ATGGCAATGCCCATCCATATTGGCGATGAGTTATACGGCGTGGTGGCGCTGGCGTTTGCCGTCGCCGAGGTGCCCAAGGGAGCTTCGGACTGGATCCAGTGGGGCTTTGGCTGGCTGGCGATACGCTCGGCACACGGCGGGGATTCCTCTAGCGAGCAGTTGCGTGAGCGTTTGCTGATATCGCTGGACTTGACCCTGAGCGCACTGGAAGAAAAAGATTTTGAGGCCGCCTGCCATGGCGTGGTAACCGATGCGGCGGTGCGCCTGAAGTGCGACCGTGTTTCCATCGGTTTCGGCGAGACGCATGGTATGCGTCTTGTGGCTATTTCCCATACGGCGGATTTTTCACACCGTCTGGACATGGTGCATGCGCTTGAAGCGGTGATGGATGAGGCTGCGGATCAGGGCGTGAGCTTTTTCATCAGCGGTGAGAAAGGCGGGAACAAGGAAGAAGAAAACTACCTTTGCACCAGGGAGCATGAGCAACTGGTGCGTAATTACGGCAGCGGTTGCGTGCTTTCCGTACCGTTCTTCGTCAGCGATGAGCAGTACGGCTATTTCCTGTTTGAGTGGGCGGAGCCGCAAGTGGAGCCCGTGGCGCGGCAGATTGCGGAGGGTTTGCCGCCGATCCTTGGGCGCGTGTTGCTGGAGAAGCGGCGCAACGATCGTTCGCTGTATCAGCGCTTGAAAGATGCCGCCAGGGAAGAGGGTAAGCGGTTGTTCGGACCGCTACACGCGGGGCGCAAACTGGCGGCGTCAGTACTGTTGCTGCTGGTGGCGTTCTTCGGCTTTGCGACCGGGGAATTCCGCGTTTCCGCGAAATCATTGCTGGAAGGCGGGGTGCGCCGTGTCGTCGTGGCGCCATACGACGGTTTTGTCGCCAGTGCCCCATTGCGCGCGGGATATGAGGTGAACGCGGGCGATGTGCTGGCAACCCTGGATGATCGTGAGCTCAAGCTGGAAGCGTCTAAGTGGTCGAGCCAGCAGAGCCAGTACCTGCAGCAGACCTACGATGCCCAGGCGCAGCATAATCTGGCGCAGATGCAGGTCGGTATCGCCCAGACGCGGCAGGCGGCAGCACAACGCGCCTTGTCCGAGTCCATGCTGGAGCGATCTCGCGTGGTGGCGCCTTTCCGCGGCCTTATTGTGAGTGGCGACTTGTCGCAACGTCTGGGTAGTGCCGTCAAGAAGGGTCAGGTGCTGTTCGAGATTGCGCCGCTGGATTCGTACCGCATAGTATTGGAAGTGGAAGAGGCGGACATTTCCTATGTTGAGGTGGGGCAGAAGGGCAAGTTGGTGACGACGGCGATTCCGGACATGCCGCTGCCCTTCACTGTCAACTTGGTCACTCCTGTAGCCCAAGCCAGCGAAGGCAAGAATCGTTTTCGAGTTGAGGCCTCGCTGGACAAGCACCTCGAACAGTTGCGCCCCGGCATGGAGGGTATTGGCAAGATAGACATCGGCAAGCGGCGGCTGATCTGGATATGGACGCATTCGCTGACTGACTGGCTGCGCCTGCAAGCCTGGAACTGGTTCGGGGTCTAG
- a CDS encoding PqqD family peptide modification chaperone: MVAPLFSSSWYRVAKLKPRLRNQARFVRHTYRGERWYVMQDLASGRFLRFDPAAYRVAMLMDGMRTLEEIWQNVCMTMGSEAPTQDEVLNLLSQLHHANVLVTDQKPDIEELDQRRLKIKSMKLKQYIANPLALKLPLFDPDRLLTYLAGRVSPVAIKWLLWLWTAVVVSGLAMAVLHWGELTEDMASRVFTPENMLILWLVFPLLKAIHELGHGLAIKAFGGSCHEMGVMFLVLVPIPYMDASQAVAMPDKRRRMVVGLAGMMAELFIAAIAVWLWSGASPGVFKAFMHQTILLAGVTTLVFNANPLIRYDGYYVLADWLEIPNLGKKANQYVGYLVNRYAFGVREGLSTPHLTPRESGWLVVYAILSFIYRTLLAVAIILMVAGEFFFVGFMLACWAAYSMLVLPILHQVRFLSSDALLEGRRKRAMLVSGSLAAVVLLFVFFVPRPAWTNVEGVIWMPDESQVRAPLACFGGSVLVQSGEMVHAGDKLLTCVEPELDAQYVQMQARIHELEARQAWANVDDRVQAQIINAELQHYRKKLADLEGRRGEMAMSSPHDGKFVMPAPGDFTGRYMERGDIVAYVLNPERYSLITVVPQGDADLVRNRTSRVELRSVDSIWDVLPAKIVREVPAASNDLPSMALSLEGGGNIGLDPNARQGEAPRSLVSLFQFEVKLTGESLPKVLGSRVYVRFVHPPEPLAVQWYRTLRQVFIKRFAT, translated from the coding sequence ATGGTTGCACCGCTGTTTTCTTCTTCATGGTATCGGGTTGCCAAGTTGAAACCGCGCCTGCGCAACCAGGCCCGCTTCGTACGTCATACTTATCGTGGTGAGCGCTGGTACGTGATGCAGGATCTGGCCAGCGGTCGTTTCCTTCGCTTCGATCCGGCGGCATACCGCGTGGCAATGCTGATGGATGGGATGCGCACGCTGGAAGAGATTTGGCAGAACGTATGCATGACCATGGGAAGCGAGGCGCCGACCCAGGATGAAGTCCTCAATCTGCTGTCGCAACTGCATCACGCCAACGTACTGGTCACGGACCAGAAACCCGATATCGAGGAACTGGACCAGCGGCGTCTGAAAATCAAGAGCATGAAGCTCAAGCAGTACATTGCCAATCCCCTGGCCCTCAAGTTGCCGCTGTTTGATCCTGACCGTTTATTGACATATCTGGCGGGTCGGGTAAGTCCCGTCGCCATCAAGTGGTTGCTGTGGCTGTGGACGGCAGTGGTGGTTTCCGGCCTGGCGATGGCCGTGCTTCACTGGGGTGAGTTGACGGAGGATATGGCCTCGCGCGTTTTTACTCCGGAAAACATGCTTATCCTCTGGCTGGTGTTCCCTCTGCTGAAGGCCATTCATGAATTGGGGCACGGGCTGGCAATCAAGGCATTCGGCGGAAGTTGCCACGAGATGGGAGTGATGTTCCTAGTGCTGGTTCCCATTCCCTATATGGATGCGAGCCAGGCGGTTGCCATGCCGGACAAGCGCCGGCGTATGGTGGTGGGGTTGGCTGGCATGATGGCGGAGCTGTTTATTGCGGCAATCGCGGTCTGGCTGTGGAGCGGGGCTAGTCCAGGTGTGTTTAAGGCATTCATGCATCAGACCATCTTGCTGGCCGGCGTGACCACGCTGGTGTTTAACGCCAACCCATTGATTCGCTATGACGGTTATTACGTTCTTGCTGACTGGCTGGAGATTCCTAACCTGGGCAAGAAAGCAAACCAGTATGTAGGTTATCTGGTGAACCGCTATGCATTCGGCGTGCGCGAGGGATTGAGTACGCCGCACCTCACGCCACGCGAGTCCGGCTGGCTGGTGGTGTATGCGATATTGTCATTCATCTACCGCACCCTGCTTGCAGTGGCGATTATCCTGATGGTTGCCGGTGAGTTTTTCTTCGTGGGCTTCATGCTGGCGTGTTGGGCGGCCTATTCCATGCTGGTCCTGCCCATCCTGCACCAAGTACGCTTCCTTTCTTCCGATGCGCTGCTGGAGGGCAGGCGGAAGCGGGCGATGCTGGTCAGCGGCAGCCTGGCGGCGGTGGTTCTGCTGTTCGTGTTTTTTGTGCCGAGGCCGGCCTGGACCAATGTGGAGGGTGTTATCTGGATGCCGGATGAGTCACAGGTGCGCGCTCCCCTCGCGTGCTTTGGTGGCAGCGTACTGGTGCAGTCTGGCGAGATGGTGCATGCGGGGGACAAATTACTGACCTGCGTCGAGCCGGAGCTTGATGCGCAATACGTGCAGATGCAGGCGCGGATTCACGAACTGGAGGCGCGCCAGGCATGGGCCAATGTGGATGACAGGGTGCAGGCGCAGATTATCAATGCCGAGCTTCAGCATTACCGGAAGAAACTGGCCGACTTGGAGGGCCGGCGTGGCGAGATGGCGATGTCCAGCCCTCATGACGGCAAGTTTGTCATGCCCGCGCCGGGAGATTTCACGGGGCGTTATATGGAACGGGGCGATATAGTGGCTTACGTGCTCAATCCCGAACGCTATTCCTTGATAACCGTTGTGCCGCAAGGTGATGCCGACTTGGTGCGCAACCGGACAAGTCGCGTCGAACTGCGTTCGGTGGACAGTATCTGGGATGTGCTGCCCGCAAAGATCGTGCGTGAGGTTCCTGCGGCATCCAACGACCTGCCCAGCATGGCATTGTCATTGGAAGGCGGAGGCAATATCGGCCTTGATCCAAACGCCAGACAGGGCGAGGCCCCCAGGTCATTGGTTTCGCTGTTCCAGTTCGAGGTCAAGCTGACCGGAGAGTCGCTGCCCAAGGTGCTGGGCAGCCGGGTGTACGTGCGTTTCGTGCACCCTCCTGAGCCGCTTGCGGTGCAGTGGTATCGTACGCTGCGCCAGGTGTTCATCAAACGTTTCGCCACTTAG
- a CDS encoding preprotein translocase subunit SecA produces MFTLSTVGNPYPQRHDWQELPWLDRMAEKLRTKVRSKLRITPRSLDRFVCRVDEITEAFRRLSPGERRNVLGELRMALRRDGFEDELVARAFAMIRIHAGEILGKEHYSTQIKGGYILLAGYLAEMDTGEGKTLTATLPAITAAMTGLAVHVVTVNDYLARRDVEQLGPLYHALGVTTGLVLEKMEPQEKQREYRADVVYCTNKTLVFDYLRDRIALGDRLKPLSMAFDKLVGKGAPSVMLRGLQYAIVDEADSVFIDEARTPLIISRTLQDAGIEAYYRQAVELARQLEPDADFNLGAGGRSPELTEQGNRRLEELCAALPGIWHGKFRREEVVLRSLLALYGFDRDVHYIVRDEKVMIVDENTGRVMPDRSWERGLQQMIEIKEDVPLSPEKDTLARISYQLFFRRYLRLSGMTGTCREVSGEVGEVYWLGVVRVEPYRPLQRRTLPPRLFATADERWQAVIESIQERHVAGQPVLVGTRSVMASELLSGLLTQVGIPHQVLNAKQDESEAEIVAQAGEAGRVTIATNMAGRGTDIHLEPEVVKLGGLHVILTERHDNARVDRQLAGRCARQGDPGSWQSILSLEDITVRNFMPWLNRWLRSWLERDPHSRYATQSGLLYYSLAQRRVEWTDRRVRRSLLSSDFRTRRSLSFSGKME; encoded by the coding sequence ATGTTCACTTTGTCCACCGTAGGCAACCCATATCCGCAACGCCATGACTGGCAGGAACTGCCTTGGCTGGATCGCATGGCGGAAAAACTTCGCACCAAGGTGCGCAGCAAGCTGCGCATCACTCCGCGCAGTCTGGACCGCTTCGTGTGTCGAGTGGATGAGATAACGGAGGCGTTCCGGCGGCTGAGTCCCGGGGAGAGGAGAAATGTACTGGGCGAGTTGCGCATGGCGTTGCGGCGGGATGGCTTCGAGGACGAACTGGTCGCGCGCGCCTTCGCCATGATACGCATCCATGCAGGGGAGATATTGGGCAAGGAGCATTACTCCACCCAGATCAAGGGCGGGTACATTCTGCTGGCCGGTTATTTGGCAGAGATGGATACGGGAGAGGGGAAGACGCTCACCGCGACCCTGCCAGCCATTACCGCTGCCATGACCGGACTGGCAGTGCATGTCGTTACCGTGAACGATTACCTGGCTCGCCGTGACGTGGAACAATTGGGGCCGCTGTACCACGCGCTGGGCGTGACCACGGGACTGGTTCTGGAAAAGATGGAGCCGCAGGAGAAGCAGCGCGAATATCGCGCCGACGTGGTCTACTGCACCAACAAGACGCTGGTGTTCGATTACCTGCGCGACCGCATTGCACTCGGGGATCGGCTCAAGCCTTTGTCCATGGCGTTCGACAAGCTGGTCGGAAAGGGTGCGCCCTCTGTCATGTTGCGCGGTCTGCAATACGCCATCGTCGATGAGGCGGATAGCGTGTTCATTGACGAGGCGCGCACGCCGCTTATCATCTCGAGAACCTTACAGGATGCGGGCATAGAGGCTTATTACCGACAGGCTGTCGAGTTGGCCCGGCAACTGGAACCGGACGCGGATTTTAATCTTGGGGCGGGAGGGCGCAGCCCTGAACTCACCGAACAAGGAAACAGGAGGCTGGAGGAATTGTGCGCCGCCCTGCCGGGAATCTGGCATGGAAAGTTCCGGCGCGAGGAAGTTGTGCTTAGGTCGCTGCTCGCGCTGTATGGATTCGATCGCGACGTGCACTACATCGTGCGCGATGAAAAGGTCATGATCGTGGACGAGAACACGGGACGGGTGATGCCGGATCGCTCATGGGAGCGCGGTTTGCAGCAGATGATCGAGATCAAGGAGGATGTTCCTCTGAGTCCGGAAAAGGATACGCTGGCGCGCATCAGCTACCAGTTGTTCTTCCGGCGCTACCTGCGATTGTCCGGCATGACGGGAACCTGCCGCGAGGTGTCGGGCGAGGTGGGCGAAGTATATTGGCTGGGCGTGGTGCGCGTTGAGCCGTATCGTCCATTGCAGCGCAGGACGCTGCCGCCCAGATTGTTTGCCACGGCAGATGAGCGTTGGCAGGCCGTGATCGAGTCCATACAGGAGCGGCATGTTGCGGGCCAGCCGGTACTGGTGGGTACGCGCTCGGTGATGGCTTCGGAGTTGTTGTCCGGTTTGCTGACGCAGGTGGGTATTCCGCATCAGGTGCTCAATGCCAAACAGGATGAATCGGAAGCCGAGATCGTGGCGCAGGCGGGCGAGGCGGGGCGGGTGACTATCGCCACCAACATGGCCGGACGCGGCACGGACATACATCTTGAACCGGAGGTGGTGAAGTTAGGCGGGTTACACGTCATCCTGACCGAGCGCCACGACAATGCACGGGTTGACCGGCAACTGGCCGGGCGTTGTGCCCGGCAGGGAGACCCGGGAAGTTGGCAGTCCATCCTGTCGCTGGAGGATATTACGGTGAGGAATTTCATGCCATGGCTGAATCGCTGGTTGAGGTCATGGCTTGAGCGCGACCCGCATAGCCGGTATGCTACCCAATCGGGATTGTTATACTACAGCTTGGCGCAGCGCAGGGTGGAGTGGACCGACAGGAGAGTGAGACGCAGCCTGTTGAGTTCGGACTTCCGAACGCGCAGGTCGCTGTCTTTTTCGGGAAAGATGGAATGA